The genomic interval TCACCCCAACATCGCTACCATCTACGATGTGTTCGATGCCGATGGTGAAGCTTTCATCGTGATGGAATTGGTTGAAGGAGAGACGCTGCGTGAGCTGACGGCGCGCGGCCCGCTGCCGTTGGATCGGGTGTTTGACATCGGCTTACAAATCGCTAGTGCGTTGGCAGCCGCTCACAAACAGCATGTCGTTCACCGGGACATTAAATCGGATAATATCAAGATCACTCCGGATGGACACGTGAAAATACTGGATTTTGGGCTGGCCAAGCGCGTTGAAACGATTGATCCGACCATTGAGCAAACCGTTAAGGCCGAGTCGTTGTGGGTTACGCAAGAAGGCTTCGCGGCTGGCTCGCCTGGGTACACGGCTCCTGAACAATGGCGCGGCGAACCGGTTGACGCGCGCGCTGATATTTTCTCATTCGGCGTCGTGCTCTACGAGATGATCACTGGCCAGTCGCCATTCCCCGGCAAGTCAGTCGTCGAACGGATCACTGCGACCATGCACGTTGACCCCAATCCGGTGACCCAGTATGCCTCTGTGCCGGGCCAGCTCGAACATGTCGTCAAAAAAGCGTTGGCCAAGAATCCGACCGAGCGGTATCAGTCGGTGGTTGAGATGCAACGCGACCTGGAATCACTCCGCACGCAACAGCTCATGGCGGCGACCGTCGGCCAGATGCCGGCCGATGTGTCGGCTTCAGCCGCGTTGCAAGCGCGATACGAAATACTGGGTGAGTTGGGCCAAGGTGGCATGGGCAAGGTCTACAAGGCCAAGGATCGGAAGCTTGGTCGCATCGTCGCCGTCAAAGAGCTTCGTCAAGGCGTGCTGGCCGATCAGACCTCACGCGCTCGATTTTCCCGCGAAGCAAAATTACTGGCGCAATTGAACCACCCACATGTAGCCACCATCCACGACATCATTGAAGATGGCCAGCAACTGTTCATCATCTTGGAATACATAGATGGGGAGCGGCTGCTGGACAAGGTCAAGGCCGGCCCGCTGCCTCCGGAGCAAGCTTATCAATTTGCTCTGGAAGGAGCCGAGGCGCTAGCTCACGCGCACAATCATCAGATCATTCATCGCGACATCAAAACGGCCAACATCATGCTGACGCGTGATGGTCACGTCAAGGTGCTCGATTTTGGTCTGGCCAAGCGGCTGACGCCCGAAGAGCTTTCTCAATATGCTCAGACACAGAGCATCGCCATCGGATTAACAGCAACCCGCGTGACGTTCGGCACGCCGAAATATATGTCACCGGAACAACGCATGACCGCCGACGTTGATGCACGCAGTGATTTGTTCTCATACGGCGTTGTTTTGTGCGAGATGCTGGTTGGGGAATTGTCACTCATGGGTGAAGTGGTCGCCGAATTGCTCGAGACGGACCCTGCGTTGTGGCCAGCGCCGCTGAATCGAATTCCTAAGCCGTGGCAACCAATCCTGAAAAAGTGTCTGGCTCGTGATGTTGACGCCCGCTATCAGACAGCGGCTGAGTTGATCGCTGATTTGAAGCAGCTTCGATACGTGGCTGACGAGCGTACCGAAATGGCCACCATCGCTGAACGCGCCGTTGAGTGGCCACGAGAAAGGATTGCTGCTGGACCGCCCGTCATGCCGACCTTGGTGCGCAGTGGACTGGCGCTCGTGCCGGCTTTGTTCCTGGTTCATCAAGTTGGGCAGGCATCTTCAGCCATCGCCGCGCTGTTCTACCTAGCCCTGCTAATTGCGCTGCCGGTGATGATTTTTCAATTGCCCAGGTGGCTCGCCGGCCGCTTCATGTTCATGCGCCAACTGGTTCATGAAACCAGTGCGTTGGCATTTCCACTGTTGATGGTCAATCTGGTTTTGGTTTGTCTGGCGGCGATGAGTTTCTTCGATTTCATGGGCTGGCAGAGCTGGGGCGATTGGCGATACGCCGTTCGTCATGAACCGGTGAGCCAGGACATTGTATTGGTAGCCATTGATGCGGAAACGAAGGCCTATTTCGACACGGTGTTGCAAAAACCGCTGAAAAGCGGCGCCGATCTGTGGAAATTGCGCGAGTACCATCCGATTGTGCTGCGCAAACTGGCTGCCGCGCAACCAAAGGTGATCGCCTTCGATTTGTACTTCAGCCATGTCAGCGAAGTGCCTCAGTATGATGATGCGTTTGCTGAGGCCTTGCGCGAGGTGCGGACCCAACATCAGATTCCTATAATCGTTGGACAAGATTTTGATCCACAGCAGCACGAATTCGTGCCGACCACAACGAAACTGCAAGCTGCGTTGGCCGATTCACCGGATCAGCCGTTTTGGGGTCATCCTATTGTATTATCGGATCAGACCGGTGGACCTGGCTTCGAGCAGGGCATTGTTCGTGTCGTGCCGATGCAGATCGTTCGCACGGCCAGCCTCGATGGCCATGCTGCCACGCTATGGTTTCCTTCGATCTCGCTTTTGATGATGACTGCTGGACAGTACGATATTGGCATAGAGCCGGCCGGTGGGATATTGACTGTCGCTCAGGTGCACATCCCACTTGATCGTGGTTCGCCCTACCTGAAGAATTTGCCGCCGGGGCCATACCACTATCAGTATCACAACATGCTGGTCAATTTCCCCGATGAGCCATTTCGCACTGTCTCGTATGCGAGCCTTATCAATGGCGAAATTAAGCGGGACGATTTCTTTCAGAAGTATGTGTTAATTGGCAGCGAGTTTCCCGATTTTGAGCCATACCGCTCAACACCCTTGGGGCAATGGTCGCCTTACAAAATTCACGCCAGCGCCCTCAATACGATGTTGCTGAAGCAGTATATCCGGCGGTTTGATGGCCTGGGCAAGTTGCTCGTGATGTTGGCTGCTGCTTATCTGATTTTGGCCTTTGCTATCAGATGGCCTGCGCCATCATGGAGAATCGCAGCGTTGACCGCTGGCGTTTGCGTGGTGATGTTTGCAGTCGCATTGTTCTTATTCTTGCGTGAGCGCATTTGGTTCGATGCGAGTTATCCCAACCTAGCCGCTGTGTTGACAGGGATATTGGTCTACGTGAAGCGGTGACCAAAAAAATCTTTCACTGTGATAACGCTTTTGAACCATTGCGCGTCTAATAGCGTGCAGGCTCAAATCGAGAGATGGAGATCGGGCGTATGTTGCCGAGGCTGAGCAAGAATCTTCACAAGAGCCAGGTCTGTTTATTGATTGTCATCGTGAGCATGCTAGCTACGCCGGTGTTGGCCCAGACGCAAGTTGGTCAGATTCGTCACATTGAGAAGCCGCCGACGGGCGCCAGCGAATTTGCCTCGCGCGAATTAGTCCGTAGCGTGGAAGTCTTTCGCCAGAATGGCCCGCGCGATTTTGGCTACAAGGACATGCCATTGCAGGCTGGCGATGGCATCGCCGTTCGCAGTGCTGATCCTCGCGTCTATCGGGTGATCGTCGGTTTCACGGATCCGACCCGTCAACAACTCAAGATTGGCCCCGGCCGGGGGATTGTCTATCTGGCCGGTCGAGATAGTTTTCGCGCGGAGGCTGAGCAAGGCTTTCTCGGATGGGTCAAAGGCAAAGTGCAAGCGACGACCAAATATGTTCAAGCGATTGCGCCGGGCACGGAGTATGGGTTGGTCATTGATGGCGAGCGAGCGCGCGTCTTTGTTTGGGAAGGAGAAGTGCGCGTGACTAACCTCGGCCCCAATCCACTGACCGTTGCTGTCACTGAAAAGAGAGTGACGGATGTGTTCGGTCCCAATCAACCGAGCCAACCGCGCGTGCCTAAATTTGAGGAAGTCAGAGAGCTTGTCCTTTTCGGCCTTGACTTAGACCCGGTCATCCGCGCCACGGTCACCGACGAACGACTGCGCCAACGGTTACATGAAGACCTGATCCGCGCTCTTTTTGAAAGCCGCGTCCAACGGAGCGCCGTCGCACCGCAGATCAATCTGGCCAATGCGTATCTGTTTTTAGGAAAGACGCAAGATGCTTTGAGTATGTTTGATGAAGCCGAGCGGATTTCGCCTCGACCGGCAGCCATATTTAACGGTCGCGGCGTCGCGTTGACACAGCTCGGCCAATATGCGCAGGCGGCCGATGCGTTCAATCAAGCGTTGAGCCGCGACCGTGACTCAATCTACTACAATAATCGCGGCAATCTTCTGCTCATACAGGGCAGTGAGAAAATCGAGCAGGCCCTGTCTGACTACGACCAAGCCATTCGACGGGATCGAACCAACGCCGCGCCACTGAACGGCCGCGCAGTAGCGTTTTTCCAGCGAAACGAATTCCTGGCAGCGGAAGCCAATCTGAACCAATCATTGCGATTGCGCGACCGCGCTGTTGCTCGCAGTAATTTGGGGAATCTTTGGTTGATGCAAAACAGACTCGCGGCGGCGGAGGCTGAATATGCCAGGGCATTGCAGTTCGATCCCCAGGATGCCACCGCATTGCATAATCGCGGAGTCTGCCGGTTGAAGCAACAGCAGTTTGAACAAGCCCGCGATGATTTCGCCGCTGCGATTGAAGCTGATCCACGACAGGCAGCCCCACGCATCGGCTTGGGACTAGCTTACGTTGGCTTGAATCGGATAGATGAGGCTGTGACGGCGTTCATCAGCGCTCTGCAACCCGATTATACCAATCGAACAGCATACAGAAATCTGGCTTACTTGTTCATCAGCCGAGAGCAGGCGCGCAACCTCATTCAACAACGCTTACAACAAACGGCCGACATCGAACCTGCTGCGCAGGCGCCGCTGAACCAATTTATTCGATTTTTAGAAACGTTGCCGTCCGTGCCTCGCGCAGACTTTGACCGCGCATTTGACCGATTTCAATTAGCCGCCCGGTGAAGTTCGTTCAAGGAGAATTCAAATTATGAACAGAGGGGTTCGGCTTAGAATCATGACACGATCATGGCTAGCTATCATGGTGAGTGTGACACTATGCTTGCCATTACTGCCAACGAGCCGAGCAGGTCAACTGCCGCTGCTCGTGCTGGCGATCACGCCGGCCAATAATGCCACAGGCGTTTCGACGCGAACGACGATAGTGGCCACTTTTTCACAAACCCTGATTGCAGAGACTGTCAACCGAGAGACCTTTCTGCTGATTCAGCCTACCGGCCAACCCGTGGCAGGTATTGTCACCGCCACTGGTCCGCTTGCTGTTTTTGCGCCGCTTCAAGAATTGTCACCCAATACGTCCTACCGTGTGCTCATTCGAGGTGGTCCGAATGGTGTGGCCGGAGGTCTTTTCGGATTCCCGTCGTTTTTGGTTCAGGATTTCACCAGCCGTTTTACCACCGGCTCCGGGGGCGCAGGCGATGGCACGGAGGTTACACCTGAGCAAGGCGGCACAGTCACAGACCCGCGTCGTGGGTCTGCCATTATTATCCCACCGAATACGCTGCGGGTGACGGCTCGCGTGCGTGTGCTTACGCTCGATACGCTTGATCAGCAGATCAACAACGATTGTGGCGTGCCAATTCGACCAGGCGAAGAGCTACCGGGGGTTCCCGGCTTTGAGCGTGTGACTGAGGTGGTGCGCTACGAGGCGGACCCTTGCGGCGTGGTTGCTTTTGCGCCGGGAGGCCGTTTGTTATTGCCGTTGATCCAGCAGAAATTTCCTATAGGTTTACCGATTCGCTCAACAGCCCCATTTCGCCTCTTCGAGTTATCCCGCCGCGGCGGCCGATTGCAGTTCCTCGACACAGGCATTGCGGCTAAGCTCACCTCGGAAGGCGGGACAAATCGCACGCGCGGCAATTTCGTTACCACGCCGGATATTCAGATTTTCGGTACCTTTGCTGCCTTCCGGCAAATATCTCAGAAGAAACATTCGGGCAGCGATGCGGACGACTTCGCGGTGGCCGAGGCGACATCCGCCGTTGAGCAGAACAATCCGGTTCGGCTCTACTTTCCCGTCATCAGCCAGGGCAGCGGGCGCGCCACGCGAATTTCTATCGCCAATCCCGATACAAGCGCCAACGTGGACATCCTGTTCAGGGCTTACCGCGATAACGGAACGCTAGCCGGCACGCAACTGCGCACGGTCAATGCCAATCGTCAAGCCTCATTCTTGGTGTCTGATCTATTTCCGACATTGACGAGCGGAGCCATCATCGCCGAGCGTCAAGCTGGCGGCGCCCTGACGGGCTTTTACGAAATCGCCGATAGCTTCACGGCGCCAAATCGGCTGAGCGGCGCTGAAGCCGCCACACAGCTTCAAACCACGTTGCTCTTTCCGGTGGTCAAGTCGTTGAATCAGGTATTCACGGAAGTGCATGTGTTCAACCCACATGGGATGCCGGTCAATATCACGCTCTCAGGGTTCACTGCCGCAGGAACACGTGTGCCGGCAACCAACGCCATCGGTCAACCGCTGACGACAATTTCTTTGTCGCCGTTTGAGAAGTTAATTGTTTACAACGATGGCTCGACAACAAAAGCCAACGTGCGTCTCGATTTTACCAATCTTGACGGTGGTTATGTGTTCGTTCAATCGGTTGATGCTGTTGCGATCACCGGTGGAGAACTGTTTGGCGAGATGATGAGCGGGCAGATGAGCCTGGCGTTGCTTAACAGTTTACCGTTCCCGCGTGGGTGTTTACCTTCGAGCACCGACCCATGCGCTTGTCAAGTTGGCAACCCCGCCACGTCACCCGTGCCCAGTGCGCTTCATCAGCACACGATGTATGCTCCGTATTTCGAGAATGACCCGGCCAGCTCGATCATCTATTTAGTCAATGTCAGCGAGCATCCGGCTGAGCTGGGCTTTCGCGTGTACGGCGAGGATGGACAATTCCGGGCCAGTTTCCCGCCGACCGGTTTTTTGACGATTGCGCCTCATCAGGTGTTTCAGGCTGACCCAATGACCCTTTTCGGGTTTAATCCAAGCCCCGGTTATGTGCGTGTTGAGGATCAGAACTCAGCATTTGTCGGTGGATTGATCAATCGCAACACGTCAACCGGCCGATTTGCCACGATCATTCCGCTGATTCCTGACGATCCGCAGATTACGCAAATTCCTACCAGCACGTACTTCTCGCGCGTGCAGATTGATCCAGCTTCGGCAAATCCACGTCAGACGACAGGTATGCTGGTGATGAATCCGACGCTGAATTCGCTTCAGTTTCGCATCCGGATTACGACGCCTACCGGTCAGCTCCGGCAATCATCGGTTCTGACCGCGCCGGCGCTTGGAGCGTATACGTTGACGCGGCTGTCGCTAGCCACGCTGTTTTCCGGGTTAACCCTGAATGGCGGATACGCCAATGTGCTCGTGACGACGGTGCCCGGACCGGGGCAGGGCGGCCGGGTCATTCCCGTAGCCACGTATCGCACCAGCCAGCTCGTTTCGACGGTGCAACAACAGAATCAGCAGCCGTGATCGCTCATCGTCGGCTGTGATCATCACGGAGGGAAACAATGCAGATACGGTGGAGGTGGTGGATGCGTTACGTGTGGTTGCTCATGATCTGTGCTGTGCCTGCTGCGGCGCAGGTTCCGATTACCGGTCGAGTAGTGGGAACGATTGAGAACGAAGCTGGGGTTGCGCTGGCTGATGTCCGCGTCACGCTGGCCTATCAAGGGGCAGCGCCATCCACAGGCGCAGTGATGCCGCAAGCTCGAACGGTCAACTCCGATAGCAATGGTGTGTTTGTCATTGATCAGGTTGATCCGGGTCTCTATCGGTTGACTGTTCAGGCCGCATTTTTCGAGCCAGTGACGACGACGATTGAAGTCCTGACGGCTAACTCCAAAATCCTCAAGATTGTGCTCGGTCGGCGCAGTCGCGTGGCTTTTTCAACCGATGTCGCTGTGGAAGATGGCTTCCGTGTCCCTGTGATTTCAACCGTTGAATTTCAGCTTGGCACTGATGTGAAAGAGCCGGTGGTCAATACGCGTGAAGGGCAACTTGGCGGGTCGTTCGAGCCGCAGCGCATCACTGCATTGCCGCTCGACGGGCGAAATTACCTTGATCTGCTCAAGCTTCAGCCAGGCGTGTTCGATGAAAACGGCGGAGAAGGATTCGCTTCGTTCAACGGCGGACGCGGCACAGCGCAAAACTTCACGCTCGACGGCACAGAGAATACCGATGCTGATGTGGCGCTCCCTTCGCTGTTTGAAGATGGGGCAGTTTCGCTTGATGCCATTCAAGAATTTCGCGTCATCACCAGCAACGCGAATGCTGAGTATGGACGCAATTCAGGCGGACAAGTCAGCTTGTTCGTCAAGCGCGGCGGCAACGAGTTTCACGGGCTACTCTACCACTACTTCATGCACGATAAGCTGAATGCGCGAAATTTTTTCGATCTCGATCCGCAGTTCATCAAGCGTGGATTAAAGCCGCCCGCGCTGCGCCATCAATTTGGCGCTAATGGCGGCGGGCCGCTGGTGAAAGATCGTCAGTTCTTTTTCACGAGCTATGAGGGCTTTCGTAATCGCGAAGGATTGCCGCGCCATCCGCGCGTGCCAACCGTTGGGGAAGTAGACGGCGTGAACCTGTTTCGCAATCAACTGGAAGCGCAATTCCGCTTTGTCGAAAACCTTGAACCTAGTGGCCTGCCGCCTTCGAGCTTTCCTAGTCCGCTGCTCACCGCTCTGTTCAAGTTCGGTTATCCGGCCCCGACGCGGCCGCTGATCACGCCAAGCGGAGAGCCGGATTCAGTCGTCGGCATTTTCGACACGACGGTTCCGTTCCAGAACGACACGGACAGTTTCATCGTGCGAACCGATCATCAACTGACAGCCAGCAATCGCATGCACGTGCGCTACGGGCTGAGCAATGGCGATGAAAGTATTGTCGGCAACGGTCTGCCTGGCAGCGGCGCTGGCAAGGACTTTCGCACGCAGAACGTCTCGATTGTCAATACCCATCTGATCGGGGCCAATCAGGTGAATGAATTTCGCTTCGGTTTCAGTCGCAATCGCGTTGATTTCCCGACCGCACAAACGCCGATGGCAATTCAGAGGCTGGCAGGCATGACACTGGCTGAAGCGCTTGATTGCGGCGCTGAAGCCTTCAGCGTTGAATGTCAGCAGAGTCGGCGAACCTTCGCTCAGTTGTATCCGTCCATTCGTTTCGGCGCTGATAACAGCACCAGCCAAGGGTTTCCTTACTTCATTTTTCCGAGCGGCACGTTTGCTAATTTCGGCGTTGACGCCGGTCTGTTTCCACAAGGCCGAGCGCGCAACACATTCCAGTTTGGCGACACCTATTCGGCTGTGGTTGGACGTCACACGATTCGCGCGGGCATGGATATTCGCCGGTTGCAGCAAAATTCTATTTCTGGATTCCACCTGCGACCGTCGTTCATTCTTGTAGATATTCCTGACCGCGCTGCTGGCAGTATTCCTGGCATCAGTTCAGATCAAATCTTCGGCGGCCAGCAAAACTATTTCTTCACGCGCGAATGCGGCGCCGGCGATATGAGAGCGTGCGCGGCTTCAGATCGCAATGGCGACGGCATCCCTGACGGCCCGATCATCCGCGGCTTGCGCAGCACCGAATATGGGTTGTTCATTCAAGACAATGTGAAGTTGACGCGCCGACTGACCTTGGATGCTGGTTTACGGTATGAAATTTTTGGACGAGAAGGTGAAGCTGATAGCTTCTTGTCGCGGGCTACGAACGCGCAGTTTTTACCGAATGGGACTTTGTCACCGAATTTCTCGGTACAACAATTTGGATCAGGCATCGGTCGCACGGTGCGCGACGCCGACTTGAACAATTTCGGGCCGCGACTGGGCTTGGCCTGGGACCCATTCGGTGACGGGAAAATGGCTGTGCGGGCCAGCTACGGCATCTACTATGACCACATTCAGGGGACAACGATATTCCCCAGTCAATTGAATCCGCCGGGTGTGCTAGGCTTCTCGATTCCCAATGACATCATCTTGGCGAATGAGTCTCGTGTGTTTGGTCGCGTTGGCCTTGTGCCGGTGAGATTGGCGCCGGGCGCGTTGCTGCAAACCGATCTGGGCGGCAACGTCGCGATCGGGCCAAATGGCCAACCAGGGCGGTATCCGTTGCCCTTGCACGTGATTGATCCGGCCACTCGCGACCCCTATACGCAACGTTGGAATCTGACCATCCAACGCGAGCTCGATCAGGATACCTTGATTGAGCTGAGCTACGTCGGCTCGAAAGGAACTCGCTTGCTGCGCGTGCGCACGCCGAACCTGGGGCCGTTCATCATTGATCAACCAGCGTTGGGTCAAATTTTCTTTGGCGATTTTCGCTCATTTCGCCGACCGAATACGCAGTTTGGCTCGGTGACTTGGCAGGAATCTTCGGCCAACTCGATCTATCACGCTTTTCAATTGCACGCACAGCGACGATTCAGTCGCGGCATCTCGTTTCAAGTTAGTTACACGATCGGCAAATCGCTGGATGACGCCTCCAGCAACGTGGCCGATGCCGGTCGTGGCGGCAGCATATTCCCGCAGAATTCGTTTGATCTTTCTTCAGAACGGGGTCGTTCGGCCTTTGACGTGCGGCAGCGGCTGGTCTTCAACTATGTCGTTGACTTGCCGCTGGGGCCGGGCCGGACGTTTCTGAGCAATGTGAATGGAGTTGGTGGCCGTCTGCTGGAAGGCTGGTCGGTCAGCGGCATCACGGTTATCCAGACCGGCTTCCCCTTGACGTTGCTGGCCGGTTATGACGTCAATGGCGATGGCGTATTGAATGATCGTCCTTTTTTAGTCCCGGGTCGTTCGTTGAATGACTTGCTTGTGCCCGGTGGCGGGAAGAACGGGAACACACGCTTTTTCCGCGACCCGACCGGCGGCGATAATCAGTTCTGTGATTTCAATGGAACGCCCACGACGAGCTCATTTCCTTGTCAACGGAGTCGCAACATCGTCACGCCGGGACGACAGCGATATTTCTTCGATCCAACCGCGCCAACCTACTTCGATCAACGGCCCAATCTGCTCCGCCCGTTTGATCCGAACCTGTTATTGGGACGTGGCCTGTTGACCGGCCCGGGTCGCATCAAATTCGATCTGGCAGTGCGCAAGGTCACAAGCTTGAGCCGTCTGCGCGAAGGCATGAACATCGAACTGCGAGCTGAGTTCTTCAATCTGTTCAATCACACGAATTTTGCTGATCCCGAAGTGAATATTCTCTCGCCACAGTTCGGTGAGCTGACAGCTACCTCGACATCTTCACGGCTGATTCAACTGGCGCTGCGCCTGGCGTTTTAGAGTAGTTTTCAATTGCCTTTAGCCCAGGGCCTCGCATCTTGCGGCTAAAGGTGAAGCGTATGCTCCCAGGATAAACTCATTCACAAGCCGCTCTAGTAGCAATGCAACTGCAATTCGCTATAGTGAACCACGAAGAGATACAAGGGGCAGGAGGAATCCGAAACCCGAGGCCCTCTTCGAGGGAAATCAGCCCTCTTCGAGGGAAATCCCAAACCCTAAATCCGAAATCCGAAACAAATTCCAATGACCAAACTCCAAAAAATCCGAAGCACTAAATCCGAAGCCCAAAGCCCGCGGAGCGGGAAATCCCAAGCCCCTGCGGGGAAATCCCAAGCACGAAATCCGAAATCCGAAACAAATTCCAATGACCAAACTCTCAAATGTGATAAAGGGAGTGGGGCAGTGTTTGGAAGATTGGGATTTTGAACGTTTCAACTTGTTTCGGATTTCGAGCTTCGGATTTCGCATTTCCCTCGAAGAGGGCTTCGGATTTCCCTCGAAGAGGGCTGGATTTCCCTCGAAGAGGGCTTCGGATTTCGAGCTTCGGATTTCGGATTTCCCTCGAAGAGGGCTTCGGATTTCCCTCGAAGAGCTTCGGATTTCGAGCTTCGGATTTCGGATCTCTCCCGAAGACGGTTTAGGGTTTTGGATTTTGAATTTGTTTCGGATTTCGTGCTTGGGATTTGGGATTTCCCTCGAAGAGGGCCGGATTTCCCTCGAAGAGGGTTTGGTATCAGATTTTCAAAACAAAAAGGGAGCGGCACTGGGCCGCTCCCCCTGTAATGCGCCGTTCGTCCTGGCAGGCTCATGCAGGACGAGCGACGCCGGCAGTCGTTCGGTTATGGGTCTACAATGATGGATTGATAGTGGGCCAATCCGTTATCACCTTCAGAACTTTCGGTCACGATGCCCGTGCGATCCATGAAGACACCAATGAAGTAAGTGCCTGGCGTGACATCGGCGGGGATCGTCAGCGTGCGCGTGAACGAGCCAAAGCCGCCAGCATTCGCAAAAGCGCCGGTGTTGAATCCAAGCAATCGGTCGCCGGTTGAGATGATGTTGTTGCTGCTCAGGTAGAATCCGATCTCGAAGTTACCGGAATTGAGATTGCCTCTATTGCCAAAGCTGTATTCCAACGTCACACTCTGACCACGACGAATCCGCGTGGGCAGGGCATTGACACGAACTGCCGCGGTGGATTCACTGTCGGTTCGCTTGACCCAGTTACTCGCATACAGATTGCGCTCACTGCCACTGCCAGGATAGAGGAACCGGACGCCAGCGCGATCATCGGCATGAAAGCCTTCAACAGCGGCGCCATACGAATAGATCGAATTCATGGTGGCGACAACGCTTCGATCTTCATGTCGAAGGCCCAGCGCGTGACCGAACTCATGACGGGCGACACCGCGGAAGCTGAAATTTGAATAAGGCGGCGCGGCATCGGCATCTAAGCCGGGCACGTATGGCTGATCCACGTTGAACCACACATCTTTATCGCGAATCTCATCACCAGAGGCGGTATGGAATGTTACAGCCAGAATGCTGCTGCTATCGAAGCTCGATCCATTCATGAAGACGACAGAGTTGATGCCGTTATTATGATCGTGATGATTGGTCGAACGAGTGCGCACGTAGAAGCGGAACGCGGAGCCTGTCACCGCATTCCAATCGCTCATCGCATATTGCGCGTTAAGATT from Blastocatellia bacterium carries:
- a CDS encoding protein kinase, giving the protein MSTPLMARYEVLGTLGKGGMGEVLKARDLQLKRVVAIKKLLPSSLGGEEAKARFLREARLAAQLSHPNIATIYDVFDADGEAFIVMELVEGETLRELTARGPLPLDRVFDIGLQIASALAAAHKQHVVHRDIKSDNIKITPDGHVKILDFGLAKRVETIDPTIEQTVKAESLWVTQEGFAAGSPGYTAPEQWRGEPVDARADIFSFGVVLYEMITGQSPFPGKSVVERITATMHVDPNPVTQYASVPGQLEHVVKKALAKNPTERYQSVVEMQRDLESLRTQQLMAATVGQMPADVSASAALQARYEILGELGQGGMGKVYKAKDRKLGRIVAVKELRQGVLADQTSRARFSREAKLLAQLNHPHVATIHDIIEDGQQLFIILEYIDGERLLDKVKAGPLPPEQAYQFALEGAEALAHAHNHQIIHRDIKTANIMLTRDGHVKVLDFGLAKRLTPEELSQYAQTQSIAIGLTATRVTFGTPKYMSPEQRMTADVDARSDLFSYGVVLCEMLVGELSLMGEVVAELLETDPALWPAPLNRIPKPWQPILKKCLARDVDARYQTAAELIADLKQLRYVADERTEMATIAERAVEWPRERIAAGPPVMPTLVRSGLALVPALFLVHQVGQASSAIAALFYLALLIALPVMIFQLPRWLAGRFMFMRQLVHETSALAFPLLMVNLVLVCLAAMSFFDFMGWQSWGDWRYAVRHEPVSQDIVLVAIDAETKAYFDTVLQKPLKSGADLWKLREYHPIVLRKLAAAQPKVIAFDLYFSHVSEVPQYDDAFAEALREVRTQHQIPIIVGQDFDPQQHEFVPTTTKLQAALADSPDQPFWGHPIVLSDQTGGPGFEQGIVRVVPMQIVRTASLDGHAATLWFPSISLLMMTAGQYDIGIEPAGGILTVAQVHIPLDRGSPYLKNLPPGPYHYQYHNMLVNFPDEPFRTVSYASLINGEIKRDDFFQKYVLIGSEFPDFEPYRSTPLGQWSPYKIHASALNTMLLKQYIRRFDGLGKLLVMLAAAYLILAFAIRWPAPSWRIAALTAGVCVVMFAVALFLFLRERIWFDASYPNLAAVLTGILVYVKR
- a CDS encoding tetratricopeptide repeat protein codes for the protein MLPRLSKNLHKSQVCLLIVIVSMLATPVLAQTQVGQIRHIEKPPTGASEFASRELVRSVEVFRQNGPRDFGYKDMPLQAGDGIAVRSADPRVYRVIVGFTDPTRQQLKIGPGRGIVYLAGRDSFRAEAEQGFLGWVKGKVQATTKYVQAIAPGTEYGLVIDGERARVFVWEGEVRVTNLGPNPLTVAVTEKRVTDVFGPNQPSQPRVPKFEEVRELVLFGLDLDPVIRATVTDERLRQRLHEDLIRALFESRVQRSAVAPQINLANAYLFLGKTQDALSMFDEAERISPRPAAIFNGRGVALTQLGQYAQAADAFNQALSRDRDSIYYNNRGNLLLIQGSEKIEQALSDYDQAIRRDRTNAAPLNGRAVAFFQRNEFLAAEANLNQSLRLRDRAVARSNLGNLWLMQNRLAAAEAEYARALQFDPQDATALHNRGVCRLKQQQFEQARDDFAAAIEADPRQAAPRIGLGLAYVGLNRIDEAVTAFISALQPDYTNRTAYRNLAYLFISREQARNLIQQRLQQTADIEPAAQAPLNQFIRFLETLPSVPRADFDRAFDRFQLAAR
- a CDS encoding Ig-like domain-containing protein, with the translated sequence MNRGVRLRIMTRSWLAIMVSVTLCLPLLPTSRAGQLPLLVLAITPANNATGVSTRTTIVATFSQTLIAETVNRETFLLIQPTGQPVAGIVTATGPLAVFAPLQELSPNTSYRVLIRGGPNGVAGGLFGFPSFLVQDFTSRFTTGSGGAGDGTEVTPEQGGTVTDPRRGSAIIIPPNTLRVTARVRVLTLDTLDQQINNDCGVPIRPGEELPGVPGFERVTEVVRYEADPCGVVAFAPGGRLLLPLIQQKFPIGLPIRSTAPFRLFELSRRGGRLQFLDTGIAAKLTSEGGTNRTRGNFVTTPDIQIFGTFAAFRQISQKKHSGSDADDFAVAEATSAVEQNNPVRLYFPVISQGSGRATRISIANPDTSANVDILFRAYRDNGTLAGTQLRTVNANRQASFLVSDLFPTLTSGAIIAERQAGGALTGFYEIADSFTAPNRLSGAEAATQLQTTLLFPVVKSLNQVFTEVHVFNPHGMPVNITLSGFTAAGTRVPATNAIGQPLTTISLSPFEKLIVYNDGSTTKANVRLDFTNLDGGYVFVQSVDAVAITGGELFGEMMSGQMSLALLNSLPFPRGCLPSSTDPCACQVGNPATSPVPSALHQHTMYAPYFENDPASSIIYLVNVSEHPAELGFRVYGEDGQFRASFPPTGFLTIAPHQVFQADPMTLFGFNPSPGYVRVEDQNSAFVGGLINRNTSTGRFATIIPLIPDDPQITQIPTSTYFSRVQIDPASANPRQTTGMLVMNPTLNSLQFRIRITTPTGQLRQSSVLTAPALGAYTLTRLSLATLFSGLTLNGGYANVLVTTVPGPGQGGRVIPVATYRTSQLVSTVQQQNQQP